From the genome of Gambusia affinis linkage group LG04, SWU_Gaff_1.0, whole genome shotgun sequence:
tttaaggcTGCATTCAGCCCTCAGCTCTGCCCAGGGTTATGGTTTAATCCAACTCCAATCCGtctgcctagtcaaagtccagttcaGTTAGTGAGGTGTGAACACTaaccgacctctgacctctgacctctggtcctccaaacctcggtctgggttcggtttgaatgtgaacaccaagcggaccagaAACCGCTctaaagacaggaagtgaatgcacagggcattctgggtaaatccaaccaaagctaacatgttagcctagcgctagcagcagaaatgtctcctggtcttcagccaaagactaaagagaaatcctccaacactaaaatctgacgcctccatcttgtttccatctggtgaagaaggaagttgctctcagtgtcttcagaggtttttgtgtggtttccttcagtggttgttggtgcagcgcccccacaggccaggaggggaacaggttggtttgactcagaaccacagcagctgcaggtggagcagatgatggagttctggttccagtagaaccgggtcaaCTGGACCATCACCCTAAAAGTCCAAACACCAACAGACCCAACAGGCTAACAGAGAGCCTGGTCTCCATCCCAGACTTCCTACCTGTGAGGCAGTGATCCGTGATTGGTCGAGGCGTGCAGTGAGGTCGGAGGACGAGACGTTGGCGGGGGCGCCGCGGTGGAGCCTCATCGCCACCTTCCTTTCTCTCTCGGCTCTCTCGGCCCGGCCCGCCTGAGGCGACCGGTTTCCTGCGCGCAGCAGACAGCGGTCAGAAACTAAACCTGGTCTGACGGTGTTTTACCCAGAAGGCCTCCGGACCTGACGGCTGGGCTCCACGCGACGCCTGGTTGGAAGGAGTGGTCTCTGGCTCGTTCCGGACTCGGTTGGCGGCACCAGGGTTCGGACCTGGAGGCAGGGCTCGACCTCCGGCTCCTCTCTGACCCGCGCCGGCTCGCTCCTCCCCTTCCTttccttctctcctctctcGCTCCCCGTCCTCTGCTGTCCTGCTGGAACCCTGAAACAGACGAAGACGAGGATTAAACACGACACACAGTATCACCGCAAATACCTCCTAACTCCAATCAAACATGGTGGACAGAACCCAGATGGATGGTTCAGTTTGGATGTGACTTTGTGGACCTGAAGATCAGGGATGCATCTCTGGACGATGTGTTTAGGAAAGAGTTGGAATATCTAGATCTGTTATGTAGGGCTGAAGACGGTGGCAAAACATACAGAGAAAAGAGTCCAATCTGGGGAAAACGGATGcattcaaacaaaccaaagttcTCCCATTTCTGGAAGATGTTTCCTGAacttaaagacagaaaaacgaGACACTCACAAACTTCAGCATGTTCCAGTCGAAGACGTAGTCGTAGGAGAAGCCCTGCCTGTGGAAAAGGTTCCTGAAGAGCTGCCTCAGGTACGAGTAGTCGGGCTTGTCGTCGAACCGCAGAGAGCGACACAAGTTCAGGTAGGTAGAGAACTCAGCTGGCGGAGACAGGAAGGAATGATGAGGATCTCAAGGACAAACTGTTGCAAAATGACGCATTTCTCATCTGACCTCCCACTCACAGGGGTATCCTTTACAGAGGACCTCAATAGGGgtggacattttcttttcactgattCGTTCGTACTTCTGCCTCTTGGTTGCAGCCTTGAGTCCTTGCCAGGGCAGCGAACCCAGGTTGAAGTACATCAGGACGTAACCCAGAGACTCCAGGTCGTCTCGCCTCGACTGCTCTGTGGAGGAAAACTCACTGGCGTGAAGCGGCGGCGGCGCGGTGAGACTGGAGGCCAGCAGGGGAAACTTACCGATGCCCAGGTGGGTGTTGATGGAGGCGTATCGCGCCGTCCCGGTCAGGTTCTTGTTCTCGCGGTAGGGGATGTGCTGGTGCGTTCGAGCGTCCCGGTACTTCTTGGCCAGGCCGAAGTCGATGATGTAGACCAGGTTGCCCTTCTTCCCGAGGCCCATCAGGAAGTTGTCGGGTTTCACGTCTCTATGGATGAAGTTCTTGGAGTGGATGTATTCGATCCGGCTGATCTGGGGAGGAAAGGTCGACCCGGCGTTGGTACGACGAGTCAGAACccaaacatttctgtctccCTGGTGTTCGGCCATTTTGCTCCTCTGACTGTGAATTTTGGTGCCAAACTTCAGACTTTGACTCAGCAAATGGAAAAAGGGCGATTCCAGCTAATGTTTCACTGAACtgagtcattttaatttgtttaaatttaaaaactttgaggCTCTTCAAACATGGACTATTCCACATtagaaccagaacatttaaaaCCTACATTGATTTGTTAAAcctttatttgatttgtgaaaattaaataacattagTGTATTCAACCTGAAGCCAACTTCAGCTCTGCTTTTTTATTGtacagtttgtttatgttttatgtcatgTTGCATTACagtaaactgtttaaaaacacGTCAATGTTTGTCACTTACAGACATGAcaaccattttctgtttaaagaaaCAAGTAAGAGCTGTGAGTGATCAGCCTATCCAACGCTAATGGTACCCTATCCAACGCTAACATTAGCCTATCCAACGCTAATGGTAGCCTATccaatgctaacattagcctatCCAATGCTAATGGCAGCCTATccaatgctaacattagcctatCCAACGCTAATGGTAGCCTATccaatgctaacattagcctatccaatgctaacattagcctatCCAACGCTAATGGTAGCCTATCCAATCTTAACATTAGCCTATCAATGCTAATGGTANNNNNNNNNNNNNNNNNNNNNNNNNNNNNNNNNNNNNNNNNNNNNNNNNNNNNNNNNNNNNNNNNNNNNNNNNNNNNNNNNNNNNNNNNNNNNNNNNNNNTGagataaagtgtttttggtcactaacagtaaaaaagcttaaaactcaaaaatttgaactggttccagcttcaaacaaccagatctactgcttctctgcatttccaagttataccaaagcaaattatgctgaaatttgattgtggtgctgaaatttcacataggCCTACtatccgtttttggcttctctcgctgagataaagcgtttttggtcactaacagtaaaaaagcttaaaactcaaaattttgccttggttccagcttcaaacaaccagatctactgcttctcagcatttccaatttatactaaagcaaattatgctgaaatttgattgtggtgctgaaatttcacaaactgtccgtttttggcttctctcgctgagataaagcgtttttggtcactaacagtaaaaaagcttagaactcaaaattttgaactggttccagcttcaaacaaccagatctactgcttctctgcatttccaatttatactaaagcaaattatgctgaaatttgattgtggtgctgaaatttcacaaactgtccatttttggcttctctcgctgagataaagcgtttttggtcactaacaataaaaaagcttaaaactcaaaatttcgaactggttccagcttcaaacaaccagatttactgcttctcagcatttccaatttatactaaagcaaattatgctgtaatttgattgtggtgctgaaatttcacaaactgtccgtttttggcttctctcgctgagataaagtgtttttggtcactaacagtaaaaaagcttaaaactcaaaatttcgaactggttccagcttcaaacaaccagatttactgcttctctgcatttccaagttatactaaagcaaattatgctgaaatttgattgtggtgctgaaatttcacaaactgtccatttttggcttctctcgctgagataaagcgtttttggtcactaacaataaaaaagcttaaaactcaaaatttcgaactggttccagcttcaaacaaccagatttactgcttctcagcatttccaatttatactaaagcaaattatgctgtaatttgattgtggtgctgaaatttcacaaactgtccgtttttggcttctctcgctgagataaagtgtttttggtcactaacagtaaaaaagcttaaaactcaaaaatttgaactggttccagcttcaaacaaccagatttactgcttctctgcatttccaagttatactaaagcaaattatgctgaaatttgattgtggtgctgaaatttcacaaactgtccgtttttggcttctctcgctgagataaagcgtttttggtcactaacagtaaaaaagcttagaactcaaaatttcaaactggttccagcttcaaacaaccagatctactgcttctctgcatttccaagttataccaaagcaaattatgctgaaatttgattgtggtgctgaaatttcacataggCCTACtatccgtttttggcttctctcgctgagataaagcgtttttggtcactaacagtaaaaaagcttaaaactcaaaattttgccttggttccagcttcaaacaaccagatctactgcttctcagcatttccaatttatactaaagcaaattatgctgaaatttgattgtggtgctgaaatttcacaaactgtccgtttttggcttctctcgctgagataaagcgtttttggtcactaacagtaaaaaagcttagaactcaaaatttcaaactggttccagcttcaaacaaccagatctactgcttctctgcatttccaatttatactaaagcaaattatgctgaaatttgattgtggtgctgaaatttcacaaactgtccatttttggcttctctcgctgagataaagcgtttttggtcactaacaataaaaaagcttaaaactcaaaatttcgaactggttccagcttcaaacaaccagatttactgcttctcagcatttccaatttatactaaagcaaattatgctgtaatttgattgtggtgctgaaatttcacaaactgtccgtttttggcttctctcgctgagataaagtgtttttggtcactaacagtaaaaaagcttaaaactcaaaaatttgaactggttccagcttcaaacaaccagatctactgcttctctgcatttccaagttataccaaagcaaattatgctgaaatttgattgtggtgctgaaatttcacataggCCTACtatccgtttttggcttctctcgctgagataaagcgtttgagtcactaacagtaaaaaagcttaaaactcaaaattttgccttggttccagcttcaaacaaccagatctactgcttctcagcatttccaatttatactaaagcaaattatgctgaaatttgattgtggtgctgaaatttcacaaactgtccgtttttggcttctctcg
Proteins encoded in this window:
- the LOC122829335 gene encoding casein kinase I-like, translating into MAEHQGDRNVWVLTRRTNAGSTFPPQISRIEYIHSKNFIHRDVKPDNFLMGLGKKGNLVYIIDFGLAKKYRDARTHQHIPYRENKNLTGTARYASINTHLGIEQSRRDDLESLGYVLMYFNLGSLPWQGLKAATKRQKYERISEKKMSTPIEVLCKGYPSEFSTYLNLCRSLRFDDKPDYSYLRQLFRNLFHRQGFSYDYVFDWNMLKFGSSRTAEDGERERREGKEGEERAGAGQRGAGGRALPPGPNPGAANRVRNEPETTPSNQASRGAQPSGNRSPQAGRAERAERERKVAMRLHRGAPANVSSSDLTARLDQSRITASQVSVPFEHLAK